The Torulaspora globosa chromosome 8, complete sequence genome segment ATGTTTCCCAAAGGTAAATGACCAGTTGTATACGATGGGCTACAACATTGGAGTGAGGCTGATCGAAGACTTTCTGGCTAGAACGGCGCTGCCACGCTGTGAAAATATGGTAAGGACTAGCGAAGTAATCAGCAAATGTGCTTTTaagatctttttgaacatCACTCCTCAAGTTGCAAATTGGTCGGCTGACAAGATCGCATTTTCGCTAGTGCTGGTTGAAAATCCATTGAGCGACTTTGTTGAGCTTCCCATGGATGCGATGAAGCAACTGTGGTACTCTAATGTGTTGTGTGGAGTTCTCAAGGGTGCACTTGAGATGGTGCAACTTGATTGTGATGTATGGTTTATCTCGGATGTATTAAAAGGCGACCCACAGACAGAGATTA includes the following:
- the BET3 gene encoding TRAPP complex core subunit BET3 (ancestral locus Anc_5.649); this encodes MSSTPSTSGHSKSLRLAGEDIWKNKTEKVNGELFTLMYGAIVSQLCKDYQRCFPKVNDQLYTMGYNIGVRLIEDFLARTALPRCENMVRTSEVISKCAFKIFLNITPQVANWSADKIAFSLVLVENPLSDFVELPMDAMKQLWYSNVLCGVLKGALEMVQLDCDVWFISDVLKGDPQTEIRVKLNKVLKDEIPIGED